From a single Nicotiana tabacum cultivar K326 chromosome 8, ASM71507v2, whole genome shotgun sequence genomic region:
- the LOC107797389 gene encoding short-chain dehydrogenase TIC 32 B, chloroplastic-like, whose product MDIHKVYKAFIYTWLSSIAAILQFKIPSCALMKVTFKYLVGIDGPSGYGSKTTAEQVTQNCSFSLSSQLTAIITGATFGIGAETARVLAKRGVRIVIPARDLKKAAMVKEAIQKESPRAHIILLEIDLCSFSSIQRFWAHFLSLGLPLHILINNAGKFSQKMEFSEDKFELTFATNYLGHFLLTEMLLNKMVETADQTGIEGRIVNVTSVVHNWVKRDHFNFCQMLKPNILHAKELSRQLKARNANVAMNAVHPSIVKTGITRDHKGFITGMHFPFLSF is encoded by the exons ATGGATATCCATAAGGTTTACAAGGCATTTATATATACGTGGTTGTCAAGCATAGCTGCAATTTTGCAATTTAAAATTCCAAGCTGTGCTCTGATGAAGGTTACTTTTAAATATTTAGTAGGTATTGATGGGCCAAGTGGTTATGGCTCTAAAACCACTGCAGAGCAAGTTACTCAAAATTGCtccttttccctttcttctcaGCTCACTGCAATTATCACTG GTGCAACATTTGGGATAGGAGCAGAAACAGCAAGAGTGCTGGCAAAAAGGGGTGTAAGAATAGTTATTCCTGCAAGGGACTTGAAGAAGGCAGCCATGGTAAAAGAAGCCATACAAAAAGAGAGTCCTCGGGCTCACATAATTTTATTGGAGATAGACTTATgttcattttcttccattcaaaGATTTTGGGCACACTTCTTGTCTTTAGGACTACCTCTTCACATTCTCAT AAATAATGCAGGCAAATTTTCACAGAAAATGGAGTTTTCTGAAGACAAATTTGAGCTCACTTTTGCCACAAATTACTTAG GTCATTTTCTGTTGACAGAGATGCTACTAAATAAGATGGTAGAGACAGCAGATCAAACAGGCATTGAAGGAAGGATTGTAAATGTTACTTCTGTAGTTCATAACTGGGTGAAAAGAGATCATTTCAACTTCTGTCAAATGCTCAAACCTAACATTTTACATGCCAAGGAATTGTCAAGACAGCTAAAG GCAAGAAATGCAAATGTAGCTATGAATGCTGTCCATCCAAGTATTGTGAAAACTGGAATAACAAGGGATCACAAGGGCTTTATCACAGGCATGCATTTCCCTTttttgtcgttttga